The following proteins come from a genomic window of Nicotiana tomentosiformis chromosome 12, ASM39032v3, whole genome shotgun sequence:
- the LOC104108476 gene encoding AAA-ATPase At3g50940-like: MFSLSKMPSTTSVLSAYTTLTASAVLVRTLVSEVQNMTNQLLPKNLQEKILSKVGILMGNLSSQMTLIIEENTGFTPNEVFEASNIYLGTIVYPSVQRVKISKAEKEKKFSVTISKDEKIIDTFEGVELIWELKIVETHKANCDDGYFSSEKVEQKWFELSFLKNHKEMVLDTYLPFVLEKSKAIKEENKVITLSPLGSYGESVNLHHPSTFDTLAMDPELKQKLMDDLNRFVMRKDYYRRVGKAWKRGYLLYGPPGTGKSSLIAAIANYLKFDIYDMELSSLQANSDFRRLLVSAKNRSILVIEDIDCTIELENRDGGAHQSESQVTLSGLLNFIDGLWSSCGDERIIVFTTNYKERLDPALLRPGRMDMHIEMSYCTPSGFKILASNYLGLKNHCKFREIEELITELNVTAAEIAQELMISDEADIALDGLIKFLNKKKEEKIVVQNALDEKEDEIEEINKQVETKEIKKRKGNSRRGGRTRRKIF; encoded by the exons ATGTTTTCTCTTTCAAAAATGCCTTCAACAACATCAGTGCTATCAGCATATACTACTTTGACTGCTTCAGCAGTTCTAGTTAGAACTTTAGTCTCTGAAGTTCAGAACATGACAAACCAACTCTTACCCAAAAATCTCCAAGAGAAAATCTTGTCAAAAGTTGGAATCTTAATGGGAAATCTCTCTTCCCAAATGACACTCATCATTGAGGAAAACACTGGTTTCACTCCAAATGAAGTCTTTGAAGCTTCTAACATATACTTAGGCACTATAGTGTACCCTTCAGTTCAAAGGGTCAAAATTTCCAAGGCAGAGAAAGAAAAGAAGTTCTCAGTCACCATAAGCAAAGATGAGAAAATCATTGACACATTTGAAGGAGTGGAACTCATTTGGGAGCTAAAAATTGTGGAAACTCACAAGGCTAATTGTGATGATGGCTACTTCTCTTCAGAAAAAGTGGAACAAAAATGGTTTGAACTTAGTTTCCTCAAGAATCACAAGGAAATGGTGTTGGACACTTATTTGCCATTTGTTCTTGAAAAATCAAAAGCCATAAAAGAAGAAAACAAGGTGATAACACTCTCCCCACTTGGAAGCTATGGTGAAAGTGTCAATCTTCATCATCCATCAACTTTTGATACACTAGCAATGGATCCTGAACTCAAGCAAAAACTGATGGATGATTTAAACAGATTTGTTATGAGAAAAGATTATTATAGAAGAGTTGGCAAGGCCTGGAAAAGAGGATATTTGTTGTATGGACCTCCAGGGACAGGCAAATCTAGCTTGATTGCAGCCattgctaattatctgaaatttGATATATATGATATGGAACTCTCTAGCTTGCAAGCCAACTCCGATTTCAGAAGACTGCTAGTCTCTGCCAAGAATAGATCCATTCTTGTCATTGAGGACATTGATTGCACCATTGAGTTAGAGAACAGAGATGGTGGCGCGCACCAAAGTGAAAGTCAG GTTACACTTTCAGGGTTGCTGAACTTCATTGATGGGCTATGGTCAAGTTGTGGAGATGAAAGAATAATTGTGTTCACAACTAACTATAAAGAAAGACTAGACCCTGCATTATTAAGGCCAGGAAGAATGGACATGCACATTGAAATGTCCTATTGCACTCCTAGCGGATTCAAGATTCTAGCTTCCAACTACCTTGGCCTAAAAAATCACTGCAAGTTTCGCGAAATCGAAGAGCTTATAACTGAACTGAATGTGACCGCAGCAGAGATTGCACAAGAGCTAATGATAAGTGATGAAGCAGACATTGCACTTGATGGACTAATTAAATTCCTTAACAAGAAAAAAGAGGAGAAAATTGTGGTACAAAATGCACTTGATGAGAAAGAAGATGAAATTGAGGAAATAAACAAGCAAGTAGAAACCAAAGAGATTAAGAAACGTAAGGGGAATTCAAGGAGGGGAGGAAGAACCAGGCGCAAAATTTTCTAG
- the LOC104108478 gene encoding U-box domain-containing protein 45, translating to MLMMENAEVEENLLSIGEPKLHGGMCKSLSAIYAKVLGIFPELEAARPRSTSGIQALCALHIALEKTKNILQHCAECSKLYLAITGDSIVLKFERARCALEDSLKRVEDIVPQSIGGQISEVLNELEGIEFSLNPLEKQVGDDIITLLQQGRKFNGNDNNELESFHQAASRLGITSSRAALRERRALKKLVERARAEEDKRKESIVAYLLHLIRKYSKLFRSELSDDNDSQGSTPCSPTVQGSFEDGIGPGGNIIHAFDRQFSKLSSFNFKPNFRRSDQMPLPPEELRCPISLQLMYDPVIIASGQTYERICIEKWFSDGHNTCPKTQQELPHLGLTPNYCVKGLVASWCEQNGLPIPDGPPESLDLNYWRLALSESESTNSKSTGSIASCKFKGVKVVPLEDSSIIEEAEGNEVDEPMQEDELQVNSFERYDDFLAILNKGEDFRKKCRVVEQIRHLLKDDEEIRIYMGANGFIEALLGFLECAVQTRNEIAQEIGTMALFNLGVNNNRNKELMLAAGVLPLLGRMVATCSATIAATALYLNLSCLEEAKPVIGSCEAIPFLIGVLQHETDTHCKLDALHALFNLSTNQTNIPHLLAAGILDGLKTLMSYTDDHTTEKCIAVLINLSLSKSAKEEIMSSPGLISRLATVLDIGEPLEQEQAAACLLILCNGNEKCSQMVLQEGVIPSLVSISVNGTMRGKQKAQKLLMLFREQRQREPSLVQTQPRIEKSEMLAVPPEDSKPLCKSTSRKKLGKAWSFLWKNKSFSVYQC from the exons ATGTTGATGATGGAGAATGCTGAGGTTGAGGAAAACTTGTTATCTATTGGAGAGCCTAAG TTACATGGAGGAATGTGCAAGAGCTTATCGGCTATATACGCCAAAGTGCTGGGAATATTTCCTGAACTAGAAGCTGCCCGACCTAGAAGCACATCTGGTATTCAAGCATTATGTGCTTTGCACATAGCCCTTGAGAAGACAAAGAATATTCTTCAGCATTGTGCTGAATGCAGTAAACTTTACCTG GCTATAACAGGGGACTCTATAGTTCTAAAGTTTGAGAGAGCAAGATGTGCTCTTGAAGATAGTCTAAAGCGTGTTGAAGATATAGTACCACAAAGTATTGGCGGTCAG ATATCTGAAGTTCTAAATGAACTTGAGGGGATTGAGTTCTCACTTAATCCGTTGGAGAAGCAAGTGGGTGATGACATAATTACATTGCTTCAGCAAGGAAGAAAATTCAATGGTAATGACAACAATGAACTCGAGTCATTTCACCAAGCTGCCTCAAGACTTGGTATAACTTCTTCAAGAGCTGCACTTAGAGAAAGAAGGGCTCTGAAAAAGCTCGTTGAACGAGCCAGGGCAGAAGAGGATAAAAGGAAAGAGTCAATTGTTGCTTATCTTTTGCATCTGATACGAAAATATTCAAAGCTGTTTAGATCTGAATTATCAGATGACAATGATTCACAGGGTTCAACACCTTGTTCACCCACAGTTCAGGGATCCTTCGAGGATGGTATTGGACCCGGAGGCAATATTATTCATGCCTTTGACCGACAATTCTCTAAGCTTAGTTCTTTTAATTTTAAACCAAACTTTAGGAGGTCAGATCAGATGCCTCTTCCTCCTGAAGAGTTGAGGTGTCCAATATCGTTACAGTTAATGTATGACCCTGTGATAATTGCTTCTGGGCAAACATATGAAAGGATTTGCATTGAGAAGTGGTTCAGTGATGGGCATAACACTTGCCCAAAGACTCAGCAGGAGCTCCCTCATCTTGGTTTAACTCCTAATTATTGTGTGAAGGGTCTGGTTGCTAGTTGGTGCGAACAGAACGGGCTTCCTATTCCAGATGGCCCACCAGAGTCCCTTGATCTCAACTACTGGAGACTGGCTTTATCTGAAAGTGAGTCCACGAATTCCAAATCTACGGGTAGTATTGCATCTTGCAAATTCAAAGGCGTCAAGGTGGTTCCTTTGGAAGATAGCAGTATTATTGAAGAGGCCGAAGGAAATGAAGTAGATGAACCCATGCAGGAAGATGAGCTTCAAGTCAATTCTTTCGAAAGATATGACGACTTCTTAGCGATCTTAAATAAAGGGGAAGATTTCAGGAAAAAATGCAGAGTGGTAGAACAGATCAGGCATCTGCTGAAGGATGATGAAGAAATCAGGATTTATATGGGAGCAAATGGCTTTATCGAAGCATTACTAGGATTTTTGGAGTGTGCTGTACAAACCAGGAATGAGATTGCTCAAGAAATCGGAACCATGGCCCTCTTCAACCTTGGTGTGAATAATAACAG GAACAAGGAATTGATGCTGGCGGCAGGAGTACTTCCATTGCTGGGAAGAATGGTTGCTACTTGTAGTGCAACAATTGCAGCAACTGCCCTTTACCTGAATCTTTCCTGTCTCGAGGAAGCCAAGCCCGTTATTGGTTCTTGTGAAGCCATTCCATTCTTGATCGGAGTCCTTCAGCATGAGACTGATACTCATTGTAAGCTGGATGCCCTCCATGCACTTTTTAATCTCTCGACTAATCAAACAAATATACCCCACCTCCTGGCAGCTGGCATTCTGGATGGCCTGAAAACCCTTATGTCGTATACGGATGACCATACGACAGAAAAATGCATAGCTGTTCTTATAAACCTAAGCTTAAGTAAATCTGCAAAGGAAGAAATCATGTCATCTCCGGGCCTTATCAGTAGGCTAGCAACTGTTTTAGACATTGGGGAGCCTTTAGAACAGGAGCAAGCTGCAGCTTGTCTGCTGATATTATGCAATGGAAATGAGAAATGTAGCCAAATGGTCCTTCAAGAAGGAGTGATACCTTCGTTGGTGTCAATATCTGTAAATGGGACTATGAGAGGAAAGCAGAAAGCTCAAAAGCTTTTGATGTTGTTTCGCGAGCAGAGACAGAGGGAACCCTCACTGGTTCAAACTCAGCCGCGGATTGAAAAGAGCGAGATGTTGGCGGTGCCTCCTGAAGATTCAAAGCCATTATGCAAGTCAACCTCGCGGAAAAAATTGGGGAAGGCTTGGAGTTTTTTGTGGAAGAACAAGAGTTTTTCTGTGTACCAGTGTTAA